The following nucleotide sequence is from Sander vitreus isolate 19-12246 chromosome 3, sanVit1, whole genome shotgun sequence.
GAATTTTTTGAAACAACACAGAATTTgtataggcctgtaacaatctACACATCTAAAGGCAAACGTGTTCATAGCTGTGCTAAATGGCCACACTGAATTACAGCCTCTACTTGTATCCCACCTTGGCCCCATTAGTGAATCAGAGTTTTACCCTGATGGCATCCAAATGTCAACCCAACAGCCTCCCATGTGGACCTACAGGAACATGTGTGTTGTGCagacaacaaataaaacaaggcattcaaaaacagaaacagaaccaTGTTATCAATTGCACTACTTACATTTGGTGCCTTATTATTTTGAgcacattttttgttattatctGTACTGCTATTGTCAGAGCCTGATTTCTGTTGCTGCGATTTACCGcaaacatgtttacagtaaCAAGGTCAAAACGTCTCTTTATCATAATATATTGTCTACCTTTAGGTGCATTTGTAGCCAAGATTGCACGTCCCCAGAAGCGAGCAGGAGCCATCCAGTTCAGCCCCCAGGCGGTGGTGGGCCAACACCAGGGTCAGACGTGCCTCATGCTGCGAGCCACCAACCTGCTgcagcgccctctggtggacgtAAAAGTGAGCGCTGTGCTCTACGAGGAGCATGAAGGTCAGGCCCTGCACCAGACCTCTCTGGACTTCCACTTGGATCACCTAGGCCAGCAACCCTGCCCCTTCTTCATCTTCCCACTCACCTTTTACCACCCCCTGGACCGCCAAAGCCCCCTGTACCCTGCCCTGTGTGAGGGCACGTCCAACCACTTTGAGTTGGTGGTCTTCTTGTCAGCCTTGCAGGAGGGAACTGGTGACTCCTGCCAGAAGAGGACCTCCTACCTGCGCCAAGAAATCCAGTTTGACCGTCGCTTTGTCCCCGCCTTGGGGCTGGATGCTCGGGGTAGATACATGGTGAGCACCCAGCACTTCGACACGGCCCATTCAAAGGAGCCTTTGAACAAGGACTGTGTGGTGCAGATCAACGGTGATGGCAGCGACAGGATGGAGTAAAAATGCTGAGGAGGAGGTCTCATAGGGACAGAGGGGAATTTCTGACGGATAACTGAGGAGGGGAACAAAGGGGGTAGATATTTTTGTCGGGAGGTACTTGGTTCAATTTGTTTAATCTAAATTTATGTCTAAAcgttttcaaattaaaatgtatatcatatttaccacccaatatattcatatatattttgttggtTTGAATGCCTGGCCACCTCTTCTGGGAATTGAGTGTGAACAAATACTATTTATTACAAGTGAAGTTATTTTTGTCGCCCTGGTCATCTGTTCTATTGGTTATTTTACCATACTCTTTAATGTAATAGCTGAGTTGTTTGCATTCACAGTTTTCCTGTACAATGAGGGATTATCAGCTACAGTATGCGTGTTGGGCTGATCATCTGGCTGctcatgttttttgtgtgttggtCCCTGCTTTCTGAAATCTGAGCAGTTACTATGCTGAGTGCATTGTTATCATACCTGAGAGAACTGATGGCCAaagctacaaaaataaaacccaagttgtaataaaccgcagttttgtttaaatttaatCAAAATTGATTTGCATTTCATTATTCTTACTTTAAATGTAAGGTTTTGTAACTAGATTGAGTATGATTAAGCTATATTTGTGGTGGCACAATCAATTTCAAATTCAATTCCAGTCCCGTAATCATTTTTATTGACACTGAATAAAATACTTATGTGTAACGTGAAAGTTGGCATTCATAGTGATGCACCCACAGAGATTTATTACCAACTCTTTATTAGTGAGTTTtagtgtctttcagctcattgttttggttttacagcacATTTGGTGTAtggtagtgatggccaaataaaGCTTCgtgaagctttgtgaaccatactatttattttctgagcccaccaGATGGCAttattggtttaaataaaaagtctcaaggaatggcaattcagtgtgcttttgaccctttgttgaacagagagcgccatctactgACTCAGACAATAAAGCAAGGGGTTGACGAAGCTTCATGAGGCTTTATTTGGCCATCTCTAGAGTATGGTTCATTCTCTCTGCTCTCATCAACCAGCAGCAACAGGCAGATGTTTCCAgcaaaaaaaactctttaaaaaatCACACTGTTCACAACCtactcagcagcaaacagcacaCTGACACAGTtggagactagctggtgaacatggtgGAACATTAAATAgcaagatatttccctcaggagttagtggagaccaaaacacAGAGTCAGGTCAGGTAAatttttttcatacaatgaCACCCCCCCCAATAAAAAACCCTTTAACAGGTAGATGGTGTGTGTACAGAATAACCAACATAATAAACGTActtatttaaaaacattataCTAGAATGTAAAGATATATGAAGAAAATGGATCCGGGAGGATGTCAAGCAGCTTCCAGATGTCTCCAGACAGCTAGAGCCTGAGCCACACGACCTCCTCACCCCCATGGAACCTGGAAACAGGACcggctacacaaacacacaagatgCAAAACTGAAGCCATCATTCACACAGACAGGAgaatgaaacaaacacacagagggagagagagaacaaaaggAAAGGCTAAGTCTTCCAGATCCGCATGTGGAACGAGGCACAGAGAAGCCAgagttaaaagagagagagagggagggagagagagagagagggagggagagagagagagaagggggggagagaaagagagagagagagagagagagagagatgcacacAGCTGCGCTAGTTGGACACAAACACGGAGGGTTGTTGAGAAGCAGTGGCTTTCAAAAGTTAATATTATTCTCTTCGCCAGGACTGACAGGACTAAAACTACTAGTTATGAagaataatgaatgaataatgaagAATACGCAATTATTGAAAGTCAAGGCAAAATGATGAGTTTTGACTTTGGATTCCAGctaaaggagagtgaatatcaggtggacacaaacaggaCTCCACGTGAATGAGAATGTTGCTCTGGTTTGTTGATATGATGGCATGCTCTTCTGCTCCAAAGTggtggcaaaaagaaaaactttaacTTTTAGAACATGATTTGCATGCTGGTCTCAGTCCCTGGCTGTAGTGTCTCAGAAAGCTGTATCCGACATTGAAGAATGGATTTGAAATGCATTATGCCATCTCGGTTTTAACTTGAAATTTGTATACCTTTATTGAAATTTTCCAATCACCAACAATTCATCAAACATCTTCCAAACTTCACATACAAGTTAAGAATATGGATTACATTCAAAGTGAACCATGTAGTGTGTGTAATTTCAAATTCTGAACTACAAATTCAGATGTACCACATCCAAATCTAATACCTGCTGGCACAACTACCTGCCCATAGGCTAACAGGTGGTGCAGCAGACTAATAAAGGCTAGGACAAGCTATGATAGGAGAAATGATGAATGGAAATGATAGAGTTGGCATTAGAGGTGTCACCATTTTCATTCCAAATCAAAAATTGATCGAAATCGAAAGCAGGATTGGTGATTCTCCCAGTATTTTTTATCCCCACCCCTGCCTGTTTGCGcttgtttgaagaaaaaaaagataacttAGCCTGCAGCTAAAGGCACAAAGTCGCTTAGGAGCCTGCAGCTGCACTTCTTCCAGAGGCTATGGCCACTGCCAGAGTCAGTGAAGagggagaaacaacagaactggaaaacctCCTTCCCTGAATGTGTGGCAACATTTAGCCTTATTTTTAAAGAAGTCAGTGGCATAAAACCTATGATCTTTACGAATCAAGACTCCATAGTCTAACAATGGCATAGCAgtcaaaggggggggggaagatgtttgaaattgaaaatgtaattgaattgtgACCTTAAAATCTAAATTCTAATTAAAttgtggatttggagaatcgtagCACCCCTAAGTCATACTTGAATGCTCCTTGAGGCGGCATGGAGGTGCATTTGTTAGCAAGAAGGTTGTGGGTTTGGACCTGACTTACTGTCTGGGGCCTTTGTGTGCCTGCGTGGGTCTCCTCAGAGTGCTCCACGGTCCAAAAACATCCACATTAGGTAAATCGGTGACTCTAAATTGCCCATTGGTGTGAATATGAGAATATCAAGGATTTTCTGTCTTTACGTGCAACCCCCAACAGCCCCCGCCTTTAAAGGGCAAGCAAGTATAGCTAATGGTTGGATGGATGCTCCACAGTTCCCTCACTGCTGTAACACCATACTCAATACCATTGTGTTTCACATTGTTGGATGGATTTTCTCCCTTCCAGGCAGCCTTTGCCTTCAGTTCATTTCACTACACTGTGAAAATCATCTTATAGCTTATAGACAGTAACATCATGTCTCCTTTTATTATAGTCATTGTTATGATGCTGTGTGGTAATGCAGTGCTATATGCTAATTTTCATAGCATACTGAAACAAAAAGAACCTagtggtcataaaccaaagtattgaataGAAAACAATGTTGTCCTAATAATGCAGCTAGAGGAAAAGTCCTCAAGACACATCCTCtagggaacatgaatgtctgtataaaATATCATTGGAAAACTGTTATGGTCCTTAAAACTGTTGTCGATTTCATTACATTTGCTAATTAAATTGATTTAAAGTTCAAccatacattttacagtttaatcttaatgtttttattaaactgAAGTGAATGTTTTCCACTTAAGTGGTCATTTTAAGTTGACAAGCATCAGCGCTAGCCCTGTAAAACTAAACATGGTATCATTAGGTATTGCAGGTCTATTCAAAGTGTAAGGCAGGGACCAGAGTGCTAATTGTTTAAGTACAGGAAGGCACCTTTGACACACGCACGGTTAAGTTGTGGCTTGTTATGAAGGTTATGTAACCACTGTTCCTGCAGTGGAAGTTAACATACATTAGTCAACtataactttaaaatgaaaagatgtttttttctgccgTGTCATCTTAACTAGGTTAAGCTAGAACTGAGAAAAGGTCATTTCATTCACTGTGCCGCTCAAAGGCTACCGTGGCAAATTTTAAGGTGGCATGTGGAAGgtttttttgcacattacaaCGAGTTGACGCTGTGAATCAATTAACACACCTTAAATGTCAATAAGACAACTTTGGCCattccatttatttttattggctCTCTTGCATGACATAGACTTTAGTGATTATTGGATATAAAGCGCTTACCTCTGTAAGGGACAGAGGCAATGATTCCTCTGTCATCTCTGTTATGGGGCATTCATGTTGCTGAGCAATGATTTCCTTGAAGGATTATGCTTTAAACTATCAACAaacaaatcaatcaattttatgggtcacatgaaattgtacaaggtacaattccagtgaaatgttatcccatcagctcTTTCAACTTGTGCATCTGTCATCATAAAGCTGAATGTGGCCCGTCAGATCAGAACACAGAAAGAGTCAGCGGGTTGAATGGCACCGTCCAGCGTCAGCTGACAATCACAACAAACCATCAGATGGTTAGAATTCCACTGTCAAAGTTAAGCAGCTAAGGTTGTCTTAAAGTGAGCTATCTGCCTGAATGTAGGGACAGACAGAATAATAATACCGACTGCTGATTGATTTGTAGATtaatgcctttattttgaaaaatcatTACCTAAATCATTAAGCAAAGCAAAAATCAAtgtattatgtttattttgtacAATAATAAATGTCTCTAGATTTAGCAAAGAAGGTTAGAAAGCAGTGTTGTagtaaatgtgtttgtatttggaTTGTTTTCTCTTTAAAGGCTGTTGATATGAAGAGAATTACTGTGCTATCTATATGGTTTAAAAGAAATCATGTAGCAACTTGAGACATAAGAGAGGAAATGTTCCACAAAATGTGACTGTAAAGGATGAGATCGCAATGTATCTCACATGATTCAGTGCCTTTGTACAGTGTACATTCtatgaaataaatattttctaaaCAAGCTTGGTAGTGACCATTACTTAATTTAGCTTGTGGACTCCATGAACTCCCACAGCACAGCTCCCACGGTGCTGCAGATACTGTCCTGCATGGAGGATGGTGCTTCCCCCTGCTGGTGTAAGGCTCTGCTTCCACTGAAATcagctttaaagtgcccatattatgaaaaaaacactttttctgggatttggggtgttattttgtctctctggtgcttccacacgcatacaaactttgaaaaaaaaaacatccatgctgttttgagtgaggtacgggtttctgaatgtgtcctgccttcagtctccaagtgagctggtcaaaatctgcacggctttctacgtaattagccgagacgaggggcctataAGGAGCTAACCTTTAGCATGATagcactagcatgctagctcgttctcaatggcaaaacactgctacaacacacacaaattcaccctaatctacaaaataaattgtatagaactacttatatgtccctgttctgcaggtattccaagAACTATAAAGTTGgcagtgcgccctcatttagaagaagtctcccagctaatcctgccttgtacatgcccgaagttgcagaaacgcctagctagctcatgtaatccttacctagctactgcgcatgtgcgactgacaacaaatcttacagaagttgagaggtctcactctgtagctaaaacagagacctgacacagggtgaaaagaggatctgcagcaatgggcagtacaacaaaaacatggtgttttttgaaaattaaaccatgtaaacctattctgatacaatctcaaattacaattatgaacctgaaaatgagcataatatggccactttaaatatGTCAGTAGCAATATCCATTTGATTATTGTCTTTAAGTGACCAATACAACTTTTACAACATTTAAAATTTACTTTCCTCTCCATCTCACAtttgtcagcttttttatttacacTAAT
It contains:
- the kcnj13 gene encoding inward rectifier potassium channel 13, which gives rise to MTTKSNSSVLGGKASSSPLLSSPPRQRLVTKDGHCALRPPVCSSGSWRGALGRAWVLALQDLWGLLVGLRWRWVLLAFCASFLAHWLLFACLWYLLAHLNGDLAVQDHDAPPQGHVVCVKHITSFTAAFSFSLETQLTIGYGTMFPSGDCPSAIALLAVQMLLGLMLEAFITGAFVAKIARPQKRAGAIQFSPQAVVGQHQGQTCLMLRATNLLQRPLVDVKVSAVLYEEHEGQALHQTSLDFHLDHLGQQPCPFFIFPLTFYHPLDRQSPLYPALCEGTSNHFELVVFLSALQEGTGDSCQKRTSYLRQEIQFDRRFVPALGLDARGRYMVSTQHFDTAHSKEPLNKDCVVQINGDGSDRME